A stretch of DNA from Schistocerca americana isolate TAMUIC-IGC-003095 chromosome 3, iqSchAmer2.1, whole genome shotgun sequence:
cacttcactataacatcggaaacagtggacctacggatgcttaggagtgtgtatgagacaagttacacccaatcacctgaccacgttcgaagtccctgtgTTCCGCGAAtggccccgttctgctctctcacgacacctaatgactactgaggtcgctgatatagagaacttggcagtaagtggcagcacaaagcacctaatatgaaaacgtatgtttctgatggtgtccggatactttaaatCACATAGtgtaataggacatgtgttaaggcatcagagaTTAACTTCCTTGTTCCAAGAgggaatcgagcgaggtggcgcagtggtagcacactggactcgcattcgggaggacgacggttcatttccgcgtccgtgatttccctaaatcggtccaggcaaatgctgggattgttcctttgaaagggcacggccgacttccttccccatccttcccttatccgatgagaccgatgacctcgctgtttggtctcttcccccaaacagccccccccccccccccccccagagggaactgaagaggttaaaacCTGTAGGGCAAGACAGAGGTTTGAGTACTTTCAAGAAGTAATTTATGACGTAGgcagaaagtgctactctgagatgaaaaggtcggcaagggagaggaatttatggcacccCACTTAAAACCAGTtaaaagactaatgactcaaaaaataaaCCAGGTAGTAAATTCTGACGCCGTATCGGAATGACTACAGTGTGGCACTGTACGAATGTCCACGAAAGGATCCGTCTGTGTTACCATAATTACTCAAGTTTCAGTTCATTGAAAGCCTTGATGATCGTTTTATTTTTCTCGAGGAAATGAGGAGCCAGTTTTCACTtaattaataattttcagttaGTTAATAATTAGGGATATTCATTTTGTGATACCGATACATCAGTCGGCTTGCCACGCATTAATTATGTTACCTATGGTTTGGGAGCAAAATTTATGATCTAGTACAGGGGTTACAGTCTCTCCGGAAGTTTCACGGCACAGGGTGGTTTGATAAGCctagtaaaaaagcaagaaaaaatgtttgtttcgtgaaCAACTCACATTACTTCTCGAAATAGTTTATTTTGAGAGATATGCACTTGGttcagcgatcctccagctttgtCATCTCATCGGAAAAATAGGTTATACAAAATCTTCAGAATACTGGTTGACTGCAACTATcagttcctcatttgatgaaaatttcttgcaGCCAGCAAAAtttaacaggaagaagttgttggGAGTTGAGTCTGGTCAACAAGGTGGTTGAGGAAGCAATTAAGATCCCATTTCATGCTCTTTTCCATTATCGCTGTTGTAtgagatggtgcattatcctggtgaaagaccATTTCTTGGGCACCAGCCTTGGTCTTTTTCAAGCAAACTCAAATTCAAAAAGACCCAGCAATGGTCGACTGCGACCAACCTCACACATAGCTTCTTCAAAGCCTATTCTCTGTGCAAGATATTATGCATACCTACAAActcagcaatctcacgaatttttattcggcccTCTTGCGTTACCATATTACtaatttgtcaatggtttccttcgtGGTGACGTCAGTTGGGCAGCAGGAGGAGCTGCGCTTTGGTGTTTGTtcgaccacgtttaaattcgttAATCCAAAAACAATTGGTCTTCTATTACGGTACAGTATCCGTGTGAACTTCGCTCGAGTCTGTTTTGATTAATTCAGCAATCTAAGCCTTCAGCTGAAAATGTTTAACAACGGCACCAAACTCGGATTTATTCATTTTCTGCCGCAGTCGACACACTGAACAATTCAGACGGGTGTCAAGAATTTACTCTACATCGTCGAAATTCTTTACACAGTTCTTGGATTAAACAGGCTTGTCATCCGTGAAGACGCCCCAAAAATGTTACATTATTtcttggaaatttaccagacttataaaACGACCCTCGTGTGTTTCACTGGAGAGCGAAGAAATCGCCCGTGAAACACGATTCCCTTTACAAGTCTTCGATTTTAACTATGTAATCACGTGACCAGCAGTAGTAAACATGAAGTAGTATCCTGATTGTAAGTTAGGTTGTGTTCTATGGAGGTTAAAGCATCGACCTCGTTCAGAAAACATGTCATAAAACAGTGTGTCACACACTGGCCACAAAAGAAACATGGAGTGAGTCCATTCGGAAGTAACCACCTCACGTGTTAAGAcatgtatcccactgtgagacgaTACGATCAATTCCCGTTTCGTATAGCGCCGTCGACCATTGTCAGAtctacaaccgcacccactcttacaTATCCTCGGCCAGCTGAAACCGACATTCAGGGACGTCCTTCTTCATGTTCGCAATCGATGTGAAAATCACATGGCGAACGGTGCAGGCTGTACGGAGGTTGTGACAGTGTTTCCGAACCGTATCGTCCCCACACTGCAATGAGACGAAGGATAGCTTCAACAATTTGGttaggaaacactgcaacatcctccgtttttataaaacagatctgaagatggacattatatagaccgaaaccagtagtctgatGAGATAAGTATTTGTGACCACAAACGTGAAGTAAAGGAATCTTATTCTATTTCAGGTCATTGTTcagttcgcgaccatgtcgcagcttgtcatCCTCCGTACGATCAGTATCGTTTGCTCTATGATTTTCACATCGCTCGTGACCTGAAGAAAGTGAGAGTGAACATCGGTTtcggtcggacgaggaagtgctaCTGTGGTTCAAAAacagctctgaccactatgggacttaacttctgaggtcatcagtcccctagaacttagaactacttaaacctaaccaacctaaggacatcacacacatccatgcccgaggccggattcgaccctgcggtcgtagcggtcgcgcggttccagactgtagcgcctataaccgctcggccactccggccggctgcaactgTAGGTGCATCTGTGGATCgcttgtggtgattacttttgaatggaaccattccatggtcttgTTGTGAAGGGTGTTTAATGTGACTGTCCCTCACACATAGTGAACGTCAGGACGGTTCGAATCGGTTTTTAAACTGGGGATCAGATGACAACCTGGGGTCTCATCAGCAACGAGAGATCCCCTGTACGTCCAACCCCCAGCAGATTCGATGACGGGTTGAAACAGTGGTGGATTAAATAAACATCAGCGAAATAGAGATTAGAATAATgcaaaataacagaaaagaaggatGGGCCGGCAGCTGAGGCGGACACAGTCAGAGGTTCCACTGGGAGCAGCATGCAAAGAGTGGAACCCCCTCCAGACACGCCTACCCCGTTCCACTCCAGTGTGATCAAAGCATTAAAGTCGGGAATAAAACCAACTGTCTGGAAGATGACATAAAACCTATTCGACTGTTATTTACCTGCTGGCCAGTAACAACAATAACCAAACCTCGCTACCCTGCTTTCGTCTGGAAGTGAGATCGCATTCCGCTCATGCCGTCATTTCCTGTTTCAGGTTTCATCGTAGGCAGCCTCTGGCTAGCTCTGACGACGAGCGTTGCCCTCGGTTCACCCATCGGCAGCTGCTCCACGTTCTCCGGCTCGGGCTCGATAACCTTTCTGCGGGACGACAGGAACTGCTCCGTGTTCTACGAGTGCGTCTCCACCGAGCCCACCATGGTGGTGTGCCCCAGCGGGCTGCACTTCAACGCGGTGCTCAAGGTGTGCGACTGGCCGGCAGCCGCGGGCTGCTCCGTCGGCACGCCGCCCGAATCCGAGGCGGACAAGCCAGCGCCGCCCGGCGCCCAGACCGTCATCTTCACGCGCGAGCCCTCCAGCACGGCGCCCGCGCCGGCCGACGTCATTCCAGTGAAGCCGCAAGAAAGCACGGAGTGCCCCGCGGTCGGCGGCTGTCCCAAGTACAACGGCGACGACACTCTGGTGATCCAACTGCCGCACGCATTCaactgcagccgcttctgcatgtGCGACCACGGGAAGCCGGTCACGTTCGAATGCCCCAGCGGGCTGCAGTACAACAAGGCAGAAGGCATCTGCGACTGGCCCGTCAGCGCCAAGTGCGTGCCCGACAGAGGATTCGCTGGTATGTGGTCTCCGCCGGAGCCACATGTTCCCGCCGAGTCGTCTAGGCAACGACGCTCCTGGAACCTCATCCGCTTCCCCTAGTCGCCAACAACACCCCAGCTAGGCGTACATGTTATAACGACCCTGCAGCAACTCGTAATTATTCTGATATTACCTTTCAACTCCATGTTACCACAAACCTCGCTACTCTACGGTGCATTCGATATCATTAAACATTAATGTAACACAAAAAGTGACATGTTACAACGCGATAATCTTATCTTGCATAAGTCACTCAGACCTGTCCATACAAACATGATCGATCACTCTCACAAATACACTCATGCATACATTCATTACAGACTGATCTAGAAGATAATTGGTAGTATGTAGAATGGTTAAGGAACTAGTGCTTCTTAAAACTATCCCGTGTAAACTTAATAAATGGCATTATAAGGCTAAAACTTTGATCTTATCTTTCTGTTCCTTCCTGTCTTACCGTCTCATTATTGAATCAGTGACGACGAAGAAGTGTTATTTTTAACAGTGCTACTTTGGCCAAAGAGCGCATCTGCTGTAAATAGTATTTGAATCACACTGACACGTTTAACCGTTATGAGAATTCATGTGTTAAAAGACTTTCTATGAcatcatttttcaaatatattttatagaaaattattttttgtgtattgtgtaatctTTTTAGACAGAAAACagttgtagaaatgatggaatgtTAATGATGTTCATGATTATTGACACAATGATAATACttttaaatataataaaaattgtAACTGTTGTCGCCCTCTTATCAAAGCGAATTTCTCGTGGTATGGAATTTGCATCGAACAGCAGTAGTGGGTACTTCAAAACTGTGGCAATACAGCAAATGGCAAGTCGCATATCGGAGACATTGTGGATTGTTGGTGTGCTCAAGAAAACAGACagagtgcactcagctcttgtgaggccaaatgaggagctacttgactaagaactagccgttcacgaaaactgacaaagtcCGGGAAAGCCcctcccagaatctactctgtaggaatcaacatggattccggaaacagcgatcgtgtgagatccaactcgctttattttttcatgagacccagaaaatattagacataggctcccaagtagatgccattttccttgacttccggaaggtattcgatacagttccgcactgtcgcctgataaacaaagtaagagcctacggaatatcagaccaggtgcgtggctagattgaagagcttttagaaaacagaacacagcatgttgttctgaatggagagacgtctacagacgttaaagtaacctctggcgtgccacaggggagtgttatggaccattgcttttcacaatatacactcctggaaattgaaataagaacaccgtgaattcattgtcccaggaaggggaaactttatggacacattcctggggtcagatacatcacatgatcacactgacagaaccacaggcacatagacacaggcaacagagcacgcacaatgtcggcactagtacagtgtatatccacctttcgcagcaatgcaggctgctattctcccatggagacgatcgtagagatgctggatgtagtcctgtggaacggcttgccatgccatttccacctggcgcctcagttggaccagcgttcgtgctggacgtgcagaccgcgtgagacgacgcttcatccagtcccaaacatgctcaatgggggacagatccggagatcttgctggccagggtagttgacttacaccttctagaacacgttgggtggcacgggatacatgcggacgtgcattgtcctgttggaacagcaagttcccttgccggtctaggaatggtagaacgatgggttcgatgacggtttggatgtaccgtgcactattcagtgtcccctcgacgatcaccagtggtgtacggccagtgtaggagatcgctccccacaccatgatgccgggtgttggccctgtgtgctcggtcgtatgcagtcctgattgtggcgctcacctgcacggcgccaaacacgcatacgatcatcattggcaccaaggcagaagcgactctcatcgctgaagacgacacgtctccattcgtccctccattcacgcctgtcgcgacaccactggaggcgggctgcacgatgttggggcgtgagcggaagacggcctaacggtgtgcgggaccgtagcccagcttcatggagacggttgcgaatggtcctcgccgataccccaggagcaacagtgtccctaatttgctgggaagtggcggtgcggtcccctacggcactgcgtaggatcctacggtcttggcgtgcatccgtgcgtcgctgcggtccggtcccaggtcgacgggcacgtgcaccttccgccgaccactggcgacaacatcgatgtactgtggagacctcacgccccacgtgttgagcaattcggcggtacgtccacccggcctcccgcatgcccactatacgccctcgctcaaagtccgtcaactgcacatatggttcacgtccacgctgtcgcggcatgctaccagtgttaaagactgcgatggagctccgtatgccacggcaaactggccgacactgacggcggcggtgcacaaatgctgcgcagctagcgccattcgacggccaacaccgcggttcctggtgtgtccgctgtgccgtgcgtgtgatcattgcttgtacagccctctcgcagtgtccggagcaagtatggtgggtctgacacaccggtgtcaatgtgttcttttttccatttccaggagtgtatataaatgacctagtagatagtgtaggaagttccatgcgtattttcgcagatgatgctgtagtatacagagaagttgcagcattagaaaattgcagcgaaatgcaggaagatctgcagcggataggcagttggtgcagggagtggcaactgacccttaacatagacaaatgtaatgtattgcgaatacatagaaagaaggatcctttattttgtGCTTATatcatagcagaacaaacactggtagcagttacttctgtaaaatatctgggagtatgcgtgcggaacgattttaagtgaaatgatcatataaaattaattgttggtaaggcggataccaggttaagattcattgggagagtccttagaaaatgtagtccatcaacaaaggaggtggcttacaaaacactcgacggcctatacttgagtattgctcatcagtgtgggatccgtaccaggtcgggttgacggaggagatagagaagattcaaagaagagcggcgcgtatcgtcacagtgttatttagtaagcgtgatagcgttacggagatgttgagcaaacttaaatggcagactctgcaagagtggcgctctgcatcgcggtgtagcttgctgtccaggtttcgagaacgtgcgtttctggatgaagaatcgaatatattgctgcccgatacttatatctcccgaggagatcacgaatgtaaaatcagagagattcgagcgcgcacggaggctttcaggcagtcgttcttcccacgaaccatgcgcgactggaacaggaaagggaggtaatgacagtggcatgtaaagtgcccttcgccacacaccgttgggtggcttgcggagtataaatgcagatgtagatatagatccgcATCCGGTGGCGCATGAgacctgaggatgacactgcggccggtcgcgaggcctacgagaaagacaggccgcggcgcttaTATCATGAAGGTAGGCCGGAGGCCTCGGGtagtacaaacgagaattgcatctcctACGGGAATACGCTATTATAGAGTCTTACTGTTATTcatcctacaatgatcggaagcccataggcctacttataatttatTGCGGCTGTATTGGGGTCCAATAAAAttgaaatcatgccaaaatgattatcaactgCATAAGGCACCACCTCTTCTGTGAAGTGAGGACTGTCCAGCAGAAGaggctaaatgctataaacaagcctttATACCATTTCTATCGAGCATTgaactgaaattaaattttgttgtagtactgttaatgaGCAGGACttgataatagcagattccagcagaagatgcaattctcgttagtacgaagacgcccagctgcgagttaacaggtttagataCAGATTTCGTCTGGTGagccgagcgagcgagcgagtccaggcctaccttcgtgacgtacgcaccgcggcctgtctttctcgtgggcctcgggccggtcggtgccgttgggcattGAAGGCCTGTTCCGAGAGGTGTTTGCTTGTTTGTTCAAGACCACAGAAGGTAGAAGTCAGCAGAAGAGACTGTGAAGCCAGAAGTAACAGCGAAGAGAAAAACCGATATGAAAAATTGAAATCAAAATGGGGGAAGCGCTAAACGCAGATATAAAATATTCTCATCTAAGATGCAGTTTTGTTTTGAAGGTCAAAGGGAAAATTTCGCTGGTCAGCGCAAAAAGGCGTTGCTATAAATTGTATCTCATTTTCAGGATCTCAGTACACATTTTACAACAGCGTAAGTCAAGAGTCAACTTACTCCATACGGTAATCGAGAAACTAGGGACTTACAATTATCAAAGTCCTTATCTAGAATGCCTATCGCCAACCCTAGCTAATCAAATGTTACTGATAATTTTAAGAAGCAATGCTCTTATACACTGAAAAGAAACAGACACATGAACTAAAGCGTGACAATCTTTCCTTGAAGAGAAGCTGCAAGGCTGACGCCCCTACCATGTGACTTCAGAAAGACACGTCGGGAATGTTCACAATACTGTACTGGACGACAATATTTGACAATGTATGAAACAACTGACGTTGTAACTGAAGAAAGAGTACCGTGTATTGTACACGCTCAGTTAGCACTGACAAAACTCTGTGCAATATAAAAGTCACGTTGGATGTGTGACACCAAACCCATGTTGTTAAAAAAGTTTCGCATTAAGACCAACTTAAAACAATTCATCCGCTTGCACAGTACGATTTGTTACTGTGAATAGAACATATACCTAATATGTCACGCCAAAAACGAAACTGCTATTATTTCAGGGGCTGGAAGATAGTGGTTTGGCAGCTAAAATTCATTTCCTCTGAGAGACAGCCTATGGTCAGCGTTTTATACTTTGTAGAAAGTGATCGTTACTTGTGAATGATGGAAGAATAACTATTGTGCAGTGTATAAATAATTTAGACCAGTTTGATTACACCACCGgtgaatggttcaagtggttcaaatggctctgagcactatgggacttaacatctgtggtcatcagtcgcctagaacttagaactacttaaacctaactaacctaaggacatcacacacatccatgcccgaggcaggattcgaacctgcgaccgtagcagtcgcacggttccggactgagcgcctagaaccgctagaccaccgcggacagCCACACCACCGGTGACAAGAAGTCTGGATTGCGAAGGATAAAAGTAATTTTCCATTAACGAGAAGCAAACACACTTTCAAAAGCAAATTAGATTAATTGGAAAGGATTTGTTTGGGAGCAACTTAAGACATCCTAAACGGTGCAATTTGTGACCTTCATACAATGTTTGACgctaacgtgcaataaccactcagagaCGATAGGTTGCAGCACCGgaaatggagggtatataaagtgtgttggaGATACCCGGACAACAGTACGGTTGTTGTCGTAAGGCGGAAAttaagtgatttatctgacatgCAAAAAGGCATTATTATGGTCTTTCGTGCCAGGGGTGGAAGCATTCCCGATACGACTAAGTCTTTAAACCCTCGTGTGCCGCCTTGGTGTAAAGAACACTGAGGTGTGCTAAGTCATGGGATATGCACAcacgcagatggcagttatattgCGTACACAAGTTACGAAAGGGCACTGCAGTGgcgaagttgtcatttgtactcagatcattcatgtgaaaaggtttccgacgtagtaATTGCCACTTGATGCCAGACTTGGAACGTGATAGCTGGAGACAGGCGCATGGGGCATCTGTTCCATCAATCGTTAGgtgattcaatatttcgagatccatatCGTCAAGACTGTGCGGAGAATACAACATTTCaggtctctcaccacggacaatgcagtagtcgacagccttcacttaagagCAGCCGTGTTTGCGTAGAACTGTCAGTGCTGAAAGGCAAGCAACAGACATAACGGCAGAAATCTATGTAgggcgtacgatgaacgtatccgttaaggaGGTGCTGCGAAACTTGGCGTTGGTGAGCTATGGGAGCAGGCGACTGACGCcgctgtctttgctaacagcatgacattgtcTGCATCGGCTCTCCTAAGgccatgaccatatcggttggtccctagGCGACTGGCAAACCGTGGGCTTGTCGAATGAAACCCTATTTCAGTTGACAACAGCttatggtacggttcgagtgtggaaaagtcgagcaaatggtttggccactcagatcgtccgacatgaatgccaccaagcatttatgggacataatcgagaggccagttcgcgcACAATCGTGGACCGGCAGCACTTTCACAATAGCAACCCTCACtggtccgcactggcccaccgtgaattaacaaaagcggtgggtgagacatggtcggtcatgatcccccagtacgtgtggagaccctccggggaacgtaactcaGGCTTGAGTGCCGCACTGTCTCGTTGATGTCAAACTCCACATATAAGACCCGGACATCCGAAGCAGATAAGAGACTGATGTTCAAATAGTAAATGTAATAAATAACAGTTTTGTAGATTAGAAGTACTGCTTAATGTAACATGTAGAATTGTTTAGTACTTAGTACCCACTGTTGTAACCTAGGCAGAGAGTAATGTAtgttacaaataaatgtaaaaaacaaaAGGTCACTATCTACTCCctgggaaagcggtctgcgtggcgccacctggGGGCGGTGCGTGGCCTTCCGAAattgggttaaaaccgccaggagaccctctgattccctggAATATGGTTGACAGcagggctcagaggaacctgagtggtgtGGGGACCGCAATGTCCTATCCCTtggccttgacgtggccctggGGCTCAGTACCCCCCTTGATGGGGTGAAGTTAACATGGGAAGTTAACATGGGGTGAAGTTaacatgcatgacgttaaaaggctagcccttaactgggtgcaaccctcactggtccgcactggcccaccgtgaattaacaaaagcggtgggtgagacatggtcggtcatgatcccccagtacgtgtggagaccctccggggaacgtaactcaGGCTTGAGTGCCGCACTGTCTCGTTGATGTCAAACTCCACATATAAGACCCGGACTGACTCCTTTAACACCTTCCGGGCTGCGTTGATAGGTGTGGGTTGTCGCTGTGTCAAGGTAGGACGTAAAACTCCTGTCATGGCAGGACGTTAAATACCCCCAACccaggcgaaagcaaagggtgcatggcgcaggggaagctgcgttacGAGAGACACAACAACTGTCTCTCCTGAGTTGAGTGCGGTGGCTGAGCGAGGGTAAGAGGGTAAGTCTAACGACGGAGCCACTGCGGTTCACTAtatctgcagggtacttccaacgccttattgaatccatgccacgtcgagctgctgcactacgcagggcaaaaggatgtccgatacgatattaggaggtgttccatgatttttgtcatctcagtgtacaccaCGCACGACAAAATGGAGCTACCGAAAACCGGCCCCGGGGTAAATGGGGTGCACTACAGGTCATAGGCTACAGGGatcaacgacggctgcagagatgtgtacaggtgaatagacgTGGATCTGTTAAGCAACTGAACGCCCAGATAAATCttggactaccaacagtgtcttctcagctACAGTTCAGTtaacgttgctgcttatgggcctACGCAACAGGCGCCTGTTTCTTGCATCCATGCTAGCCGCCGTTTAtaagcgacgaaggctggaatttgcacttcaATACACAACTGCacgcccactgagtggcgacaggtggcctttttgactgaatcatgttttatgctgttGCTGTGTGCAGAGTGAAACGTCTGAAGGCAAGTGCACTGCAACAATCGTTGAAGGGTTCCAGGTCGgaatggtctggagaatgttttcgtgcatTCCGTGGATTgtatcgtcgttctggaaggcacaatagacCTACAAAAGGATGCATCCACCCATGGGGTTCGCGACCACCCCTACATCCAGATGATTTTTCCTCGGCAggatgtcatctaccagcaggacaacgcaacgtttcACACAGGTCGCAGTATACGTACGTTGTTCGAACAGCACGAGGGCGAGTTTACTATAGTCTCCAGGCCAGCAAAGTATCCGCATTTGTACCAAATCCAGAATCTGTGGGACGACCTGGATCGGAGAGTACGGGGCATGGGTTCTCAACGGAGAAATCTAGCGCAGTTGGCTacgaaacaggagtcgacatggctccacatcactgtcggtaccttccagaacgttATTGACTCTCCTGCTGCTCGTCTACTACCGGTCCGCGGTGCAGAGGGTGGTTATTAAGGCTTTTGACAGTTGATCACATTAATCTGGCTGGACAGTGTATTAATTAATAACTCACAAGAGCAGCTATCAAGATAAATAGATACTTTATTACGTATGAAAACTGCAACACTCAGAAGGGGACAGGTGATTATAATGAAAGTTATTCCACAGATTAGGGACATtacaatacacaaatgattagaCGTACTTGATGTACAGGGCCTCTACTCGTTCTATGAAGAGCAGCCTGGATATGCCGCCAGGGAATACACTGCCATGCGGCTTCTAAACACATCACAGGGCTGTGTTCTTTCTTTCAGCAGGGAAAGAACAAACAATACGGCAACTGAGCAGATCCCACACAAGTTCGATGGGTGATGAGCACGCCAGGGTCGCAGTGGTACCGATCGTACCTCGAAGGAGACTGACGCACTCTTCCTTACATGTGGtgaggcattgtcttgctgaattaCGGCATATGGAACTGCCTGCAGGAGGGGCAATGCCTGAGGCTATACAGCATCCCTGGTGTCCAGATTACCCTCAATACGTAGGAGGTGAAGTCACATGTTACAGCCACATATGGTCCAAACCATCACACTTGACATTTGTTTGCAACGCCGCTCAACAATGCAGTCTTCCCGATTGCGTTACCCGATGTAACGTCTATCACTACAGGATGACTTGAAGCGAGACAGCACATCAATGACAGGGTGTTGTTGGCTTCTGGTCAGTGGGGGAAAACATAATGGTCTGCACGCCACCAGTCCAGCCCCCACCAGTTGACAAAGTACTGTCAACGTACTACTAGAAAAAACcaagcccccccaccc
This window harbors:
- the LOC124607347 gene encoding probable chitinase 10, with amino-acid sequence MKGFIVGSLWLALTTSVALGSPIGSCSTFSGSGSITFLRDDRNCSVFYECVSTEPTMVVCPSGLHFNAVLKVCDWPAAAGCSVGTPPESEADKPAPPGAQTVIFTREPSSTAPAPADVIPVKPQESTECPAVGGCPKYNGDDTLVIQLPHAFNCSRFCMCDHGKPVTFECPSGLQYNKAEGICDWPVSAKCVPDRGFAGMWSPPEPHVPAESSRQRRSWNLIRFP